In Zonotrichia albicollis isolate bZonAlb1 chromosome 3, bZonAlb1.hap1, whole genome shotgun sequence, a single window of DNA contains:
- the LOC106630060 gene encoding keratinocyte-associated protein 3 isoform X2, whose translation MAGGRRAAGALAEPRRLMRTGLGLIVLGHGSLVLGAIVHGSVLRHVAGARRAGTPEYAAANVVSVCSGLLSIAAGIVAILVSHNLSRAVLHWTLLGVSLLNCLLSTACSVGLALAFALTVHSRGTHLVRGCDSSALPLDARENIATNDCPFNTTRIYDTALALWFLSLLLAAAEAVLSGRSCLVALVFRGIGPCAHGYGREQLARPTTAMEKPLRERQQLLAGISDSAV comes from the exons ATggccggggggcggcgggcggcgggagCGCTGGCGGAGCCGCGGCGCCTCATGCGCACCGGGCTGGGGCTCATCGTGCTGGGCCACGGCAGCCTCGTGCTGGGCGCCATCGTGCACGGCTCGGTGCTGCGGCACGTGGCGGGCGCCCGCCGCGCCGGCACCCCCGAGTACGCGGCGGCCAACGTGGTGTCGGTGTGCTCGGGGCTGCTG AGCATCGCCGCGGGCATCGTGGCCATCCTGGTGTCGCACAACCTGTCCCGGGCGGTCCTG CACTGGACCCTGCTGGGCGTCTCGCTGCTCAACTGCCTGCTGTCCACGGCGTGCAGCGTGGGGCTGGCGCTCGCCTTCGCCCTCACGGTGCACAGCCGGGGCACGCACCTGGTGCGGGGCTGCGACAGCTCCGCGCTGCCCCTGGACGCCCGTGAAAACATCGCGACCAACGACTGTCCCTTCAACACCACGCGCATCTAC GACACGGCCCTGGCGCTCTggttcctctccctgctgctggcagctgcgGAAGCCGTGCTCTcgggcaggagctgcctggtgGCTCTGGTGTTCCGCGGCATCGGGCCCTGTGCACACGGCTATGGCAGAGAGCAG CTGGCCAGGCCAACTACAGCAATGGAGAAGCCACTCCGcgagaggcagcagctcctggcaggaatTTCTGACTCTGCAGTGTAG
- the LOC106630060 gene encoding uncharacterized protein LOC106630060 isoform X1 codes for MAGGRRAAGALAEPRRLMRTGLGLIVLGHGSLVLGAIVHGSVLRHVAGARRAGTPEYAAANVVSVCSGLLSIAAGIVAILVSHNLSRAVLVSAGLGGGLGAAGSRCPGPWPRGSFRLGCRRSVPPGPARPFLGRQRRSRAEGLRGRGCGRAGGPGGLAGRAGTGRALGWGLPDPGPACLGVPTEPEPRGAGGTGGAGMRKVREPHPRARLSPPGRGGRSRVPLGAAAPALGRAPAIPLAFLPPAALDPAGRLAAQLPAVHGVQRGAGARLRPHGAQPGHAPGAGLRQLRAAPGRP; via the exons ATggccggggggcggcgggcggcgggagCGCTGGCGGAGCCGCGGCGCCTCATGCGCACCGGGCTGGGGCTCATCGTGCTGGGCCACGGCAGCCTCGTGCTGGGCGCCATCGTGCACGGCTCGGTGCTGCGGCACGTGGCGGGCGCCCGCCGCGCCGGCACCCCCGAGTACGCGGCGGCCAACGTGGTGTCGGTGTGCTCGGGGCTGCTG AGCATCGCCGCGGGCATCGTGGCCATCCTGGTGTCGCACAACCTGTCCCGGGCGGTCCTGGTGagtgcggggctgggggggggccTGGGCGCTGCCGGCAGCCGCTGCCCTGGACCTTGGCCCCGCGGCTCCTTCCGCCTCGGCTGCCGGCGCTCGGTGCCGCCTGGCCCCGCTCGGCCGTTTCTCGGGCGGCAGCGCCGTTCTCGGGCAGAGGGGCTTCGGGGCCGAGGctgcggccgggccgggggtcccggggggctcGCAGGGCGGGCGGGCACGGGGCGGgcgctgggctgggggctcccgGACCCCGGCCCAGCCTGCCTGGGGGTCCCCACGGAGCCCGAGCCAAGGGGCGCTGGCGGTACCGGGGGTGCAGGGATGCGAAAGGTGCGAGAGCCTCACCCGAGGGCGCGGCTGAGCCCTCCTGGCCGAGGCGGGAGGTCCCGGGTGCCCCTCGGGGCAGCGGCCCCAGCGCTTGGCCGAGCTCCTGCCATCCCGCTCGCATTCTTGCCGCCTGCAGCACTGGACCCTGCTGGGCGTCTCGCTGCTCAACTGCCTGCTGTCCACGGCGTGCAGCGTGGGGCTGGCGCTCGCCTTCGCCCTCACGGTGCACAGCCGGGGCACGCACCTGGTGCGGGGCTGCGACAGCTCCGCGCTGCCCCTGGACGCCCGTGA